GAAGAGGAACGGTTCACCCCCACGCGCGTGGGGACAATTCCGCGCTTCCTGCGTAGTAGATTCCGCCTATCGGTTCACCCCCACGCGCGTGGGGACAATTCCTAACGCAGCAGCATTTTGGCAAATAATAGCGGTTCACCCCCACGCGCGTGGGGACAATGTCCCCTGTATTGGATAGTTATGAACCTCATTCGGTTCACCCCCACGCGCGTGGGGACAATACTTAAAAAAACCTGTTTTTACGGCATCCGGACGAGAAAAAGCCCTTCGAAGTCTTCTATCGAACGTGCCGTTTCTCCCCAACTTCGAATCCGAAAACCCTGCTCATTGTCGCTCGAATACATCATTACACAACCCCCACCCTTAATTTGTCCGCAGGTTCTTTCCCAGAGTTTATCGCGTACGATGGCTGAAACCCTGCCCACAAAAACTCCTGCTTTTGGTTCGAGAAACCACCGTGTCAGTTCCCCCCGTAATCCAGGCGGCACCCGCTCAAGGATCAGAACCACCATCGTTTGCCT
The DNA window shown above is from Anaerohalosphaeraceae bacterium and carries:
- the cas2e gene encoding type I-E CRISPR-associated endoribonuclease Cas2e, which gives rise to MVVLILERVPPGLRGELTRWFLEPKAGVFVGRVSAIVRDKLWERTCGQIKGGGCVMMYSSDNEQGFRIRSWGETARSIEDFEGLFLVRMP